Proteins encoded by one window of Microplitis demolitor isolate Queensland-Clemson2020A chromosome 6, iyMicDemo2.1a, whole genome shotgun sequence:
- the LOC103574000 gene encoding probable serine/threonine-protein kinase DDB_G0282963 gives MDSSGKIVQGRQLNSPPDADNCKIMATIFENQPWISTFKSMCLMDNPGSSSLIYLMEYFIRNVRPTVNECQTKPLRADKLKGFISETLLFFMYYYRSQEENYDRAIYMDLMSDLLAMYIDLELKASKRTCEYHERISGRLASYLYIYLENSIEHLMDTILKIRFMSSTYYQIINPIMTTIFRSVPKHPNSCLMYTRYFLVYRIWKRITKDQNIKNEINAKALASLKLPSTSFPQYIIDYVLPKVPNTQQEISTKFMLSQHMELEKSCSAFIKFSRELRGLKDNDIEDTRLDGTVEALKPEDNLISKLKLSKENSIKNNNLLLNSNSVKKINNNSGIKNNINNNSESKVTVNNNNNDNNLTTNIINPICSKPTSRKPIKKNNNVVLIDLTSDDANVKVIKQKKQEQKRLSWLQKISKRKSTAAIEDSNISEDDKTTAEDSLQQLEDIFGIKSFTVDIDNKRVEEEIKVEMKILPSTSSAEISLNNPVNLIEEDKEDNKVSMISNKLFASKINNINFQVETNESQLCKNNLTIEPVGGNEEELINNNNNEIVVEENVKLSSPMIVNDEYEQVTIKKNVPSVEENIIDVTKNNVSVSENEYLDKRPCNENINKKADEGKITSQSNFKFKSTNLDVNEYQRNTVLHFNQSTEFVDFNNKDTEEEGKEKEKEKNKVTGEKVAAFKISDAEFHEHIDGLSLLASVSQRVSHLTAASNEPSKSRELIKVKDYNSLITLCDTTKPNRTISNNNNNNNNNHSEVLLTNEDNRFVSIYPDDDIDKVALHVEVSSTEDFNYNFPKSEYQETSSLSSPFLSSSTSYSYNNNININNNERSNGLTSTSVQVESTIPSDKEETNVILNGETIVLLQKSPNSNLYIINKAVENKDHNINNDDDEILKDKNSTKLSDKVTHDSYSRELYDSYRLTQPLSSVTSKSFELTQDIRRITKTEPVSEVKALDLKKKSTKNKNSCSDIKGVGVSTTGRCRIKQEFNTCANDIKNHISNSSYAQTCSQDHDPRIHLTGTNSLPAMYHHSNYTTGDLYISCRQNCNSVCVPVNHQAAASMHGNPKSTRCTCLNCTYDIVTHCNQYIMPAGDVVTETTSAIDSAAYYIPIQQPTVMQDCSLNKTHEDNEIKMYDSQLLCKLEAAIDDERQHHHQKQQQTKQPQPQQQTKIYSPDVNIKLPLKKRFKSIMAPDFDTASIKMEKVDNNFIDRSIISMSALGTHSTDNLIKHKINANNIMQRDYDKNLINNNGYHNYSDTRKRKPHADNVIIYTDSNNDNNNNNDDDDDDYEDYGTDNNYKKMNEGIMRPLKKIKEPKSINKSLNSARKTRSSQRKVPKINYSCMDDDLEINPSVEVKRKRRKTSR, from the exons ATGGATTCGAGTGGTAAAATAGTACAAGGAAGACAACTCAATTCACCACCAG ATGCTGATAACTGTAAAATAATGGCTACGATATTTGAAAACCAACCGTGGATTTCAACATTTAAATCCATGTGTTTAATGGATAACCCCGGCTCGtcgtcattaatttatttaatggaatattttataag AAACGTTCGGCCCACCGTAAACGAATGTCAAACAAAGCCGTTGCGGGCGGATAAACTAAAGGGTTTTATCAGTGAAACTCTACTCTTCTTCATGTATTACTATAGGTCGCAAGAAGAG AACTACGACCGAGCAATTTACATGGACCTAATGTCTGATTTATTGGCTATGTATATAGATTTAGAATTGAAAGCGTCCAAGCGAACATGCGAATATCATGAACGGATTTCGGGTCGCTTAGCTTCctatctttatatttatttag aAAATTCAATCGAGCACCTCATGGATACAATTCTTAAAATCCGATTTATGAGTTCAActtattatcaaataataaatccaaTTATGAC aacaATATTTCGTAGTGTACCGAAACACCCAAACTCCTGTTTAATGTACACTCGTTATTTTCTGGTCTACCGAATATGGAAAAGAATAACTAAagatcaaaatattaaaaatgaaataaatgccAAAGCATTGGCATCACTTAAATTACCTTCTACCTCGTTTCCgcaatatattattgattatgtATTACCAAAAGTGCCAAATACTCAACAAGAAATATCAACAAAATTCATGCTATCACAGCACATGGAGTTGGAAAAATCCTGCTCggcatttattaaattttctcgtgAATTACGAGGATTAAAAGATAACGATATTGAAGATACTCGATTGGATGGTACCGTCGAAGCTTtaaag cctgaagataatttaatttcaaaattaaaattatcgaaagaaaattccattaaaaataataatttattattaaatagcaatagcgttaaaaaaattaataataatagtggtattaaaaataatattaataataatagtgaatCAAAAGTTACcgtaaacaataataataatgataataatttaacaacaaatataataaatccAATTTGTAGTAAACCTACATCACGTaaacccataaaaaaaaataataatgttgtACTTATTGATCTTACATCGGATGATGCAAACGTTAAagttataaaacaaaaaaaacaagagCAGAAACGTCTTAGTTggctacaaaaaatatctaaacgTAAGAGTACTGCCGCAATTGAAGACAGTAACATCAGTGAAGATGATAAAACCACCGCGGAAGATTCATTGCAACAACTCGAAGATATATTTGGTATTAAGTCTTTTACAGTAGACATAGATAATAAAAGAGttgaagaagaaataaaagttgagatgaaaattttaccTTCTACGTCTTCAGCGGAAATAAGTCTAAATAATCCTGTAAATCTTATTGAAGAAGATAAAGAAGATAACAAAGTTTCTatgatttcaaataaattgttcgctagtaaaataaataatattaattttcaagttgaaacaaatgaaagtcagttgtgtaaaaataatttaacaatagaACCAGTAGGTGGAAATGAagaagaattaattaataataataataatgaaatagttgttgaagaaaatgttaaattatcaAGTCCAATGATTGTTAATGATGAGTATGAACaagtaacaattaaaaaaaatgtaccaAGTGtagaagaaaatattattgatgttactaaaaataatgtaagcGTATCAGAAAATGAGTACCTGGATAAAAGACCgtgtaatgaaaatataaataagaaagcTGATGAAGGTAAAATTACCAGTCaatctaattttaaatttaaaagtacaaATTTAGACGTGAATGAATACCAACGAAATACCGTTCTGCACTTTAATCAAAGTACCGAATTCGTTGACTTTAATAACAAAGATACAGAAGAAGAAGGaaaggaaaaagaaaaagaaaaaaataaagtgacaGGAGAAAAAGTAGCAGCGTTTAAAATAAGCGACGCGGAATTTCATGAACATATTGACGGTCTCTCCTTACTAGCTTCAGTATCACAAAGGGTTTCCCATTTAACTGCAGCATCAAACGAACCATCTAAATCACGCGAATTAATTAAAGTCAAAGACTATAACAGTCTAATTACGTTATGTGATACAACTAAGCCGAATAGAAccattagtaataataataataataataataataatcatagcgAAGTGCTGCTGACAAACGAGGATAATAGATTCGTTAGCATATACCCTGATGACGACATCGACAAAGTGGCTCTTCATGTGGAAGTATCATCAACTGaagattttaattacaattttccaAAGTCTGAGTATCAAGAGACTTCCTCATTATCTTCtccatttttatcatcttcaACTTCTTAttcttacaataataatattaatattaataataatgaaagatCAAATGGATTGACAAGTACGTCAGTACAAGTCGAAAGTACAATTCCGTCAGATAAAGAAGAAACTAATGTTATACTCAATGGCGAGACAATTGTTTTGTTGCAAAAATCAccaaacagtaatttatatattataaataaagccGTAGAAAATAAAgatcacaatataaataatgacgATGACGAAATTTTAAAGGATAAAAATTCTACAAAGCTGTCAGATAAAGTTACCCATGATAGTTATTCACGTGAACTATACGACTCTTACCGGCTTACTCAACCTCTTTCGTCAGTAACGTCGAAGAGTTTCGAGCTGACACAAGATATTCGTCGTATAACAAAGACTGAGCCTGTAAGTGAAGTAAAAGcattggatttaaaaaaaaagtctacgaagaataaaaattcttgCAGTGACATTAAAGGAGTTGGAGTTTCAACAACCGGAAGATGCCGCATAAAACAAGAGTTTAATACCTGTgcaaatgatataaaaaatcacaTAAGTAATTCATCTTACGCCCAAACTTGTTCGCAAGATCATGATCCCCGCATACATTTAACAGGAACAAATTCACTGCCCGCGATGTATCATCATTCAAATTACACAACCGGTGACTTATATATTTCATGTCGTCAAAACTGTAACTCTGTTTGTGTTCCGGTAAATCATCAAGCAGCAGCATCAATGCACGGAAATCCAAAATCAACACGATGCACATGTTTAAACTGTACTTATGATATTGTCACCCATTGTAATCAATATATAATGCCAGCAGGTGATGTGGTTACAGAAACAACTTCAGCGATCGATTCAGCTGCTTACTACATTCCAATACAACAGCCCACTGTTATGCAAGACTGTTCATTGAACAAAACACACGAAGATAATGAGATTAAGATGTATGATAGTCAATTATTGTGTAAATTAGAAGCCGCTATCGATGATGAGCGACAGCATCATCATCAAAAGCAGCAGCAAACAAAACAACCGCAGCCGCAACagcaaactaaaatttattcacccgatgttaatattaaattaccatTGAAAAAGAGATTTAAGTCTATTATGGCACCGGACTTTGATACCGCATCAATTAAAATGGAAAAGgtcgataataattttatcgacaGGTCAATAATATCAATGAGCGCACTTGGAACTCATTCAAccgacaatttaattaaacataaaataaacgCAAATAATATCATGCAGAGAGATTACgataagaatttaattaataacaatggttaccataattatAGTGATACGAGAAAGAGAAAACCACATGCtgataatgttattatttatacggatagtaataatgataataataacaacaatgatgacgatgatgatgattatgaggACTATggtactgataataattacaaaaaaatgaatgaggGAATTATGAGgcctttgaaaaaaataaaagaaccaAAATCTATAAACAAAAGTTTGAATTCTGCTAGAAAAACTAGAAGTTCACAAAGAaaagttccaaaaataaattattcatgtatGGACGATGATCTCGAAATTAATCCGTCCGTTGAAGTTAAACGTAAGAGAAGAAAAACAAGCCGatga
- the LOC103572637 gene encoding integrin-linked protein kinase, with product MEDIFQWCREGNAMQVRVWLDDTEHDMNQGDDHGFSPLHWCCKEGHSKLAELLVSRGARINATNRGDDTPLHLASAHGHRDIVQLLLRNKADVNVTNEHGNTALHYACFWGDHAVAEELVSAGALVSIANKDGDTPLDKARGPLAKRLHDLAVEFGQDLKKIQFKDQSWLGLKTRSRDATLSRHKGINMAELSLHTHLASTPSGETWRGRWQNNDIVAKILNLRECTSRISRDFNEEFPKLRIFSHPNVLPVLGCVNQPPQLVTVSQYMARGSLHRLLHGGTGVVLDSARALRLALDVARAMAFLHGLERQNRCRFHLNSKHVMIDEDLTARVNMADSKFSFQEVGRIYEPAWMSPEALSKRPADINLEASDMWSFAILLWELASREVPFADLSPMECGMKIALEDLRVEIPRGISPHLAKLIRICMNEDPGKRPSFDMVVPILDKMKR from the exons atggaagATATATTTCAATGGTGTCGTGAAGGAAATGCAATGCAAGTTCGTGTATGGCTTGATGATACTGAGCATGACATGAATCAAGG AGATGACCATGGGTTTAGTCCACTTCATTGGTGCTGTAAAGAAGGACACTCAAAACTTGCTGAATTACTTGTTAGCAGAGGAGCCAGAATTAATGCTACAAATCGAGGCGATGACACTCCACTACATCTAGCATCTGCTCATGGACATCGGGATATAGTCCAGCTg TTACTTCGTAATAAAGCTGATGTTAACGTAACGAATGAGCATGGTAATACAGCATTACATTACGCTTGTTTTTGGGGAGATCATGCTGTGGCGGAAGAGCTCGTGTCCGCAGGAGCTTTAGTCTCTATTGCCAATAAAGATGGAGACACTCCACTTGATAAAGCCCGCGGTCCATTGGCAAAACGTTTACATg ATCTTGCTGTTGAGTTTGGACAAGACTTGAAGAAGATTCAATTTAAGGATCAGAGTTGGCTGGGATTAAAGACCCGCAGCc GTGATGCGACACTTTCAAGACACAAAGGCATTAATATGGCTGAGTTGTCACTTCACACACACTTGGCAAGTACTCCGAGCGGTGAAACTTGGCGTGGAAGATGgcaaaataatgatattgttgctaaaattttgaatttgcgCGAATGCACATCTCGTATTTCTCGGGACTTCAATGAGGAGTTTCCGAAACTAAGAATATTTTCACATCCAAATGTCTTGCCAGTCCTTGGATGTGTAAATCAGCCACCTCAGCTTGTAACAGTGTCGCAGTATATGGCAAGAGGAAGTTTGCATAGATTACTTCACGGTGGTACAGGAGTTGTGCTAGATAGCGCCCGAGCTTTACGATTGGCACTGGATGTTGCACGTGCAATGGCATTTTTACACGGACTTGAAAGACAAAATCGATGCCGGTTTCATTTAAATAGCAAACACGTCAtg atcgACGAGGATTTGACAGCGCGCGTCAATATGGCAGACTCTAAGTTTTCATTCCAAGAAGTGGGACGTATTTATGAACCTGCGTGGATGTCGCCAGAGGCTTTAAGCAAACGACCCGCTGACATAAATTTAGAGGCAAGCGATATGTGGAGTTTTGCAATATTACTCTGGGAACTTGCTTCGCGTGAAGTTCCGTTTGCTGATTTATCTCCGATGGAATGTGGAATGAAG ATTGCATTGGAAGATCTACGAGTTGAAATTCCTCGTGGGATTTCTCCACATCTGGCTAAACTTATCCGCATTTGTATGAATGAGGATCCTGGCAAACGTCCATCTTTTGATATGGTAGTACCGATCCTCGATAAAATGAAACGTTAA